One window from the genome of Pyrus communis chromosome 16, drPyrComm1.1, whole genome shotgun sequence encodes:
- the LOC137720508 gene encoding probable protein S-acyltransferase 12 isoform X2, producing the protein MEINLFRLCSGLKVIGYFMILLVAAIISVSYYAIVVVTWGPELLRGGVHSFLAFFIILVMLLWSYFMVVFKDPGSVPENWKPLIEEENLEAGSSLTLSENIEPEAFTSTQSSDGRERRPQVGYCSRCQNGKPPRCHHCSVCQRCVLKMDHHCVWVVNCVGARNYKFFLLFLLYTFLETTMDTLVLLPNFIHFFSEATDHSESPGNLAVIFLTFVLNLAFALSLLCFVVMHASLLSSNTTTVEVHEKRGAIRWKYDLGRKKNFEQVFGMKKALWLLPLFSKEDLDNVPALRGLEFPTLSDTEA; encoded by the exons ATGGAGATAAACCTGTTCAGGCTCTGCTCCGGCCTCAAAGTCATCGGTTACTTCATGATCCTCCTCGTCGCCGCCATCATCTCCGTCTCCTACTACGCCATCGTCGTCGTCACTTGGGGCCCCGAGCTGCTCCGCGGCGGGGTCCACTCGTTTCTAGCTTTCTTCATCATC CTTGTAATGTTACTGTGGAGTTACTTTATGGTAGTCTTTAAAGACCCTGGTTCTGTTCCGGAAAATTGGAAACCTCTAATAGAGGAGGAAAACTTAGAGGCTGGTAGTTCTCTGACTTTGTCAGAAAATATCGAACCCGAGGCATTCACTTCAACACAATCTTCAGATGGACGAGAAAGAAGACCACAAGTAGGGTATTGTAGTCGATGCCAAAATGGCAAGCCACCACGATGCCATCATTGCTCTGTCT GCCAAAGATGTGTACTTAAGATGGATCACCATTGTGTTTGGGTGGTGAATTGTGTTGGTGCACGCAACTacaagttttttcttcttttcttg CTTTATACATTTCTGGAGACGACAATGGATACCTTAGTTTTGCTGCCAAATTTTATCCATTTCTTCTCTGAAGCCACGGATCATTCTGAATCTCCTGGAAATCTTGCAGTCATTTTTTTGACATTTG TGCTTAATTTAGCCTTTGCACTGAGTCttctttgttttgtggttatgCATGCGTCCCTTCTGTCAAGCAACACTACTACAGTTGAG GTTCATGAAAAGAGAGGAGCAATCAGATGGAAGTATGACTTGGGCAGGAAGAAGAATTTTGAGCAG GTTTTCGGCATGAAGAAGGCACTGTGGCTCTTACCACTGTTCTCAAAAGAGGATTTAGACAACGTACCTGCCCTTCGGGGACTGGAGTTTCCGACACTTTCAGATACTGAGGCTTGA
- the LOC137720508 gene encoding probable protein S-acyltransferase 12 isoform X1: MEINLFRLCSGLKVIGYFMILLVAAIISVSYYAIVVVTWGPELLRGGVHSFLAFFIIVMFHILLVMLLWSYFMVVFKDPGSVPENWKPLIEEENLEAGSSLTLSENIEPEAFTSTQSSDGRERRPQVGYCSRCQNGKPPRCHHCSVCQRCVLKMDHHCVWVVNCVGARNYKFFLLFLLYTFLETTMDTLVLLPNFIHFFSEATDHSESPGNLAVIFLTFVLNLAFALSLLCFVVMHASLLSSNTTTVEVHEKRGAIRWKYDLGRKKNFEQVFGMKKALWLLPLFSKEDLDNVPALRGLEFPTLSDTEA, translated from the exons ATGGAGATAAACCTGTTCAGGCTCTGCTCCGGCCTCAAAGTCATCGGTTACTTCATGATCCTCCTCGTCGCCGCCATCATCTCCGTCTCCTACTACGCCATCGTCGTCGTCACTTGGGGCCCCGAGCTGCTCCGCGGCGGGGTCCACTCGTTTCTAGCTTTCTTCATCATCGTAATGTTCCATATTCTG CTTGTAATGTTACTGTGGAGTTACTTTATGGTAGTCTTTAAAGACCCTGGTTCTGTTCCGGAAAATTGGAAACCTCTAATAGAGGAGGAAAACTTAGAGGCTGGTAGTTCTCTGACTTTGTCAGAAAATATCGAACCCGAGGCATTCACTTCAACACAATCTTCAGATGGACGAGAAAGAAGACCACAAGTAGGGTATTGTAGTCGATGCCAAAATGGCAAGCCACCACGATGCCATCATTGCTCTGTCT GCCAAAGATGTGTACTTAAGATGGATCACCATTGTGTTTGGGTGGTGAATTGTGTTGGTGCACGCAACTacaagttttttcttcttttcttg CTTTATACATTTCTGGAGACGACAATGGATACCTTAGTTTTGCTGCCAAATTTTATCCATTTCTTCTCTGAAGCCACGGATCATTCTGAATCTCCTGGAAATCTTGCAGTCATTTTTTTGACATTTG TGCTTAATTTAGCCTTTGCACTGAGTCttctttgttttgtggttatgCATGCGTCCCTTCTGTCAAGCAACACTACTACAGTTGAG GTTCATGAAAAGAGAGGAGCAATCAGATGGAAGTATGACTTGGGCAGGAAGAAGAATTTTGAGCAG GTTTTCGGCATGAAGAAGGCACTGTGGCTCTTACCACTGTTCTCAAAAGAGGATTTAGACAACGTACCTGCCCTTCGGGGACTGGAGTTTCCGACACTTTCAGATACTGAGGCTTGA